The following coding sequences lie in one Streptomyces sp. NBC_00510 genomic window:
- a CDS encoding SHOCT domain-containing protein, giving the protein MPGLLRGAVRTAVVAGTATAVSQRVARRQQGRWAEQGYGQAAVQEPTAPAPPPAAAPPPQPPPAPGGDMAGKLEQLKQLGELKEQGILTEEEFQTQKRAILGG; this is encoded by the coding sequence ATGCCCGGTCTACTGCGTGGAGCGGTACGTACGGCCGTCGTCGCGGGCACGGCCACCGCGGTGTCGCAGCGGGTGGCGCGACGGCAGCAGGGCCGGTGGGCGGAGCAGGGGTACGGGCAGGCAGCGGTCCAGGAGCCCACGGCCCCCGCTCCGCCGCCCGCGGCCGCCCCGCCTCCGCAACCGCCGCCCGCCCCGGGGGGCGACATGGCGGGGAAGCTGGAGCAGCTCAAGCAGCTGGGCGAACTGAAGGAGCAGGGGATCCTCACCGAGGAGGAGTTCCAGACGCAGAAACGCGCCATCCTCGGCGGCTGA
- a CDS encoding DUF389 domain-containing protein, with the protein MDMIHVRAVSPPDLTDRALTALGADPCVLNLVLLRGGARHPDGDAIECDVLTGAANTVLRGLRELGIDRRGSIVLDPVDVVLSDTAERAGAASPGARLRTPVWDQVEARIRAEGRYPPSFHLLLVIAGIIGAVGIISNSQILIVAAMVVGPEYGAITSVALGIDRHDRARVREGLRALLVGFALAIAATLLFALLVRAFDLQPEAFRLGVRPVAHLINTPNFFSLVVAVLAGIVGIVSLTEARTSALLGVFISVTTIPAGADLGVSLAFASWDEARGSLFQLLLNVVVLILVGTGTLRCQRAIWRRVSAGAAARAEVR; encoded by the coding sequence GTGGACATGATCCATGTCCGTGCGGTGAGCCCGCCGGACCTCACGGACCGGGCGCTGACCGCGCTCGGTGCCGATCCCTGCGTGCTCAACCTCGTCCTGCTGCGCGGCGGCGCCCGCCACCCGGACGGCGACGCCATCGAGTGCGACGTGCTGACCGGCGCCGCCAACACCGTCCTGCGCGGGCTGCGCGAACTCGGGATCGACCGCCGCGGATCGATCGTCCTCGACCCCGTCGACGTCGTCCTCTCCGACACCGCCGAGCGGGCCGGAGCGGCCTCCCCCGGCGCACGGCTGCGCACCCCGGTGTGGGACCAGGTCGAGGCCCGCATCCGCGCCGAGGGCCGCTACCCGCCCAGCTTCCACCTGCTGCTGGTCATCGCCGGGATCATCGGCGCCGTCGGCATCATCAGCAACTCGCAGATCCTCATCGTGGCCGCCATGGTCGTCGGACCCGAGTACGGGGCCATCACCAGCGTCGCCCTCGGCATCGACCGCCACGACCGCGCCCGGGTCCGCGAGGGACTCCGGGCCCTGCTCGTGGGCTTCGCGCTGGCCATCGCCGCCACGCTGCTCTTCGCCCTGCTCGTACGGGCCTTCGACCTGCAGCCGGAGGCCTTCCGGCTGGGCGTGCGGCCGGTCGCCCACCTGATCAACACCCCCAACTTCTTCTCCCTCGTGGTGGCCGTGCTCGCCGGGATCGTCGGCATCGTCTCCCTCACCGAGGCCCGCACCAGTGCCCTGCTCGGCGTCTTCATCTCGGTGACGACCATCCCGGCCGGGGCCGACCTCGGCGTTTCGCTCGCCTTCGCCTCCTGGGACGAGGCGCGGGGCTCCCTGTTCCAGCTGCTGCTCAACGTCGTCGTGCTGATCCTCGTCGGCACCGGGACCCTCAGGTGCCAGCGCGCCATCTGGCGCCGCGTCAGCGCCGGGGCGGCGGCCCGGGCCGAGGTGCGATGA
- a CDS encoding DUF1446 domain-containing protein has translation MTQRRETLRIANCSGFYGDRLSAAREMVEGGPIDVLTGDYLAELTMLLLWKARQRDPEAGYALSFLAQMGDVLATCLDRGIKIVVNAGGLNPAGLAAKLRELAALAGLTPSVAHLEGDDLLDRLPGLQREGHPFAHLATGLPLADADVRPLTANAYLGAWGITEALRAGADVVICGRVTDASLVVGPAAWAFDWATDDWDRLAGAVTAGHIIECGAQATGGNYSFFTEVERPVRPGFPIAELRPDGSSVITKHAGTGGAVTVDTVTAQLLYEIDRPAYLNPDVVTRFDTVTLEQEGPDRVLVSGARGEPAPDTLKVCLNHHGGHRNTATFVLTGPDIEAKVRFAEASLLDATGGPSGFETYDVRTEATATGARLTLTVKDPDKDKVGRALFGAVVGTGLSTAPGLHMEHFSPRPTEYGVHWPALVPAALVHPEVVLQDGTRVPVPRPPVTSVRVPAQPPAPPARPAEGPTVRAPLGLLVGARSGDKGGDANVGLWARDDAAYGWLRDWLDVERLRALLPETAKLAVSRYELPNLRALNFVVHGLLGDGVAASTRPDPQAKGLGEYLRGLEADIPAVLVPAPRRGA, from the coding sequence ATGACCCAGCGACGTGAGACCCTGCGCATCGCCAACTGCTCCGGCTTCTACGGCGACCGCCTGTCGGCCGCCCGCGAGATGGTCGAGGGCGGCCCGATCGACGTACTGACCGGTGACTACCTCGCCGAGCTGACGATGCTGCTGCTCTGGAAGGCCCGGCAGCGCGACCCCGAAGCCGGCTACGCCCTGTCCTTCCTCGCGCAGATGGGCGACGTCCTCGCGACCTGCCTGGACCGCGGCATCAAGATCGTCGTCAACGCGGGCGGGCTCAACCCCGCAGGTCTTGCCGCGAAGCTCCGTGAACTGGCCGCCCTGGCGGGGCTGACCCCCTCCGTCGCCCACCTGGAGGGCGACGACCTGCTCGACCGGCTGCCCGGACTCCAGCGCGAGGGCCACCCGTTCGCCCACCTGGCCACCGGACTACCGCTCGCCGACGCGGACGTGCGCCCGCTCACCGCCAACGCCTACCTCGGCGCCTGGGGCATCACCGAGGCGCTGCGCGCCGGGGCCGACGTCGTCATCTGCGGCCGCGTCACCGACGCCTCCCTGGTGGTCGGTCCCGCCGCCTGGGCCTTCGACTGGGCCACCGACGACTGGGACCGGCTCGCCGGCGCGGTCACCGCCGGGCACATCATCGAGTGCGGGGCCCAGGCCACCGGCGGCAACTACTCCTTCTTCACCGAGGTCGAACGGCCCGTGCGCCCCGGCTTCCCCATCGCCGAGCTGCGGCCCGACGGCTCCAGCGTCATCACCAAGCACGCGGGCACCGGGGGAGCGGTCACCGTCGACACGGTCACCGCCCAGCTGCTGTACGAGATCGACCGCCCCGCCTACCTCAACCCCGACGTCGTCACCCGCTTCGACACCGTGACCCTGGAACAGGAGGGTCCCGACCGGGTCCTGGTCTCCGGCGCCCGCGGCGAACCCGCCCCCGACACCCTCAAGGTGTGCCTCAACCACCACGGCGGCCACCGCAACACGGCCACCTTCGTGCTCACCGGCCCCGACATCGAGGCCAAGGTCCGGTTCGCCGAGGCGTCCCTGCTCGACGCGACCGGCGGCCCGTCCGGCTTCGAGACGTACGACGTCCGCACCGAGGCCACCGCCACCGGCGCCCGGCTCACCCTCACCGTCAAGGACCCCGACAAGGACAAGGTCGGCCGCGCCCTGTTCGGCGCCGTCGTCGGCACCGGCCTGTCCACCGCGCCCGGGCTGCACATGGAGCACTTCTCGCCCAGGCCCACCGAGTACGGCGTCCACTGGCCGGCCCTCGTCCCCGCCGCCCTCGTCCACCCCGAGGTCGTGCTGCAGGACGGCACCCGTGTCCCCGTGCCGCGCCCGCCCGTCACGTCGGTACGCGTCCCCGCGCAGCCCCCGGCCCCGCCCGCCCGGCCGGCCGAGGGCCCCACCGTGCGCGCCCCGCTGGGCCTGCTCGTCGGCGCCCGCTCAGGCGACAAGGGCGGCGACGCCAACGTCGGCCTGTGGGCCCGCGACGACGCCGCCTACGGCTGGCTGCGCGACTGGCTGGACGTCGAACGGCTGCGCGCCCTGCTCCCGGAGACCGCCAAACTCGCCGTCAGCCGCTACGAGCTGCCCAACCTGCGCGCCCTGAACTTCGTCGTCCACGGCCTGCTCGGCGACGGCGTCGCCGCCTCCACCCGCCCCGACCCGCAGGCCAAGGGGCTCGGCGAGTACCTGCGCGGGCTGGAGGCCGACATCCCCGCGGTGCTCGTCCCCGCGCCGCGCCGCGGGGCATGA
- a CDS encoding GAP family protein has product MVLDLVLIGLAVTLFPFPLMAFVLVLSTRGGAWKGLAFIIAWLACLVAVVAAVLLLTQGKPPEPKSSPSTAALAGKLAVGVGLVGYAEHRRRRAARPHRPSRMTSRLERVSAWSSAGLAVLLQPWGLVAAGAATVVEADLSHLESYLALMAYCLIASSTLLTMEVYTLVAPDSARVRLRVLRTWLDGHQDQAIIGLCLVIGLVLVAKSLYQLTA; this is encoded by the coding sequence ATGGTCCTTGACCTCGTCCTGATCGGGCTGGCCGTCACCCTGTTCCCGTTCCCGCTGATGGCGTTCGTGCTGGTGCTGAGCACCCGCGGCGGGGCGTGGAAGGGTCTGGCCTTCATCATCGCCTGGCTGGCCTGCCTGGTCGCGGTCGTCGCGGCGGTGCTGCTGCTGACCCAGGGCAAGCCCCCGGAGCCGAAGTCCTCGCCCTCGACGGCCGCCCTCGCCGGCAAACTCGCCGTCGGCGTCGGGCTGGTGGGCTACGCCGAGCACCGCAGGCGCCGCGCGGCGCGTCCCCACCGGCCGTCCCGGATGACGAGCCGCCTGGAGCGGGTCTCCGCCTGGTCGTCCGCGGGCCTCGCGGTGCTGCTCCAGCCGTGGGGACTGGTGGCGGCGGGCGCCGCGACCGTCGTCGAGGCCGACCTGTCCCACCTCGAGTCCTACCTGGCGCTCATGGCGTACTGCCTGATCGCCAGCTCCACCCTGCTGACGATGGAGGTCTACACCCTCGTCGCCCCCGACTCCGCCCGCGTCCGGCTGCGCGTCCTGCGCACCTGGCTCGACGGCCACCAGGACCAGGCGATCATCGGGCTGTGCCTGGTCATCGGGCTGGTCCTGGTCGCCAAGAGCCTCTACCAGCTCACCGCCTGA
- a CDS encoding pirin family protein, whose amino-acid sequence MSNLDLHPAPATCGGRADVSAKPVHDLLTGRLVPLGESSVVRRLLPNLGRRMVGAWCFVDHYGPDDIADQPGMQVPPHPHIGLQTVSWLHEGEVLHRDTLGSLQTVRPRELGLMTSGRGIAHSEESPREHARLLHGAQLWVALPDAARHREPAFEHHADLPVLRGGGVGSGLTATVILGEVDGAASPGTVHTPLVGADLALAAGTDVTLPLERDFEYAVLSMSGRADVDGVPVEAGSMLYLGCGRTGLPLRADVDAGLMLLGGEPFEEKLVMWWNFVARDGEEIVRAREEWNTGSAFGTVHGYDGDRLLAPELPATPLKPRGRER is encoded by the coding sequence ATGAGCAACCTCGACCTCCATCCCGCGCCCGCCACGTGCGGCGGACGTGCGGACGTGTCCGCGAAACCCGTCCACGACCTGCTCACCGGACGCCTCGTGCCGCTCGGCGAGAGCAGCGTCGTACGCCGTCTGCTGCCCAACCTGGGCCGCCGCATGGTCGGCGCCTGGTGCTTCGTCGACCACTACGGTCCCGACGACATCGCCGACCAGCCCGGCATGCAGGTGCCCCCGCACCCGCACATCGGGCTGCAGACCGTCAGCTGGCTCCACGAGGGCGAGGTGCTGCACCGGGACACCCTCGGCAGCCTGCAGACCGTGCGGCCGAGGGAACTGGGCCTGATGACCTCGGGCCGGGGCATCGCCCACTCGGAGGAGTCCCCGCGCGAGCACGCCCGCCTCCTGCACGGCGCCCAGTTGTGGGTCGCCCTCCCGGACGCGGCCCGGCACCGCGAGCCCGCCTTCGAGCACCACGCCGACCTGCCGGTGCTGCGGGGCGGGGGCGTCGGGAGCGGCCTCACCGCCACGGTGATCCTCGGCGAGGTGGACGGCGCGGCCTCGCCCGGCACCGTGCACACGCCCCTCGTCGGCGCCGACCTCGCCCTCGCCGCGGGCACCGACGTGACGCTGCCGCTGGAGCGGGACTTCGAGTACGCGGTCCTGTCGATGTCCGGCCGGGCCGACGTCGACGGCGTGCCCGTCGAGGCCGGTTCGATGCTCTACCTGGGCTGTGGCCGCACCGGACTGCCGCTGCGCGCGGACGTCGACGCGGGCCTGATGCTGCTCGGCGGCGAGCCGTTCGAGGAGAAGCTCGTCATGTGGTGGAACTTCGTCGCCCGCGACGGCGAGGAGATCGTCCGTGCCCGCGAGGAGTGGAACACCGGCAGCGCCTTCGGCACCGTGCACGGCTACGACGGCGACCGCCTCCTCGCCCCGGAACTCCCCGCGACCCCCCTCAAGCCCCGCGGACGCGAACGCTGA
- a CDS encoding chloride channel protein has translation MFSAVIGIPVSFLAFWFLVALHELERLLWEVLPGHLGLQTPPWWWPLPLLTLAGAIVGLVVTRMPGRGGHVPAGGLHTGGMATSALPGVVLAALAGLPLGAVLGPEAPLIAFGGALALLFRDLVRSPATPQTNALLGAAGSAAAIATIFGNPVVAAVLLMEVAGVGGPQLFAVMLPALLASGVGDIVFTGFGRWTGLKTTHLDIGLPRPPTLDAGDVAWGVLLALAVGVAVHLILTGGKAAAVFVSRRPLPHTVLCALAAGVCAAVYALATGRTSEEVASSGQEALAQMAADPHAWPAGALVAVLLCKGVGYALCLGSLRGGPIFPSLFLGGAAGLLAAPLPGFGVVPAMAAGMAAAGAAAMRLPVSSVVLVVLLLGNTASVPVVVLAVVVAFVAAELLPQGPDIPPLPPPGGGRPPASGTAPRPASSRP, from the coding sequence GTGTTCTCCGCGGTGATCGGCATCCCGGTGTCCTTCCTGGCCTTCTGGTTCCTCGTCGCCCTCCACGAACTCGAGCGGCTGCTGTGGGAGGTGCTGCCCGGGCACCTCGGCCTGCAGACGCCCCCGTGGTGGTGGCCCCTGCCGCTGCTCACCCTCGCCGGTGCGATCGTGGGCCTGGTCGTCACCCGCATGCCGGGCCGTGGCGGCCACGTCCCGGCCGGCGGCTTGCACACCGGCGGGATGGCCACCTCCGCCCTGCCCGGCGTGGTCCTCGCCGCCCTGGCGGGCCTGCCGCTGGGCGCGGTGCTCGGACCCGAGGCCCCGCTCATCGCCTTCGGCGGCGCACTGGCGCTGCTCTTCCGCGACCTGGTCCGCTCGCCGGCGACACCGCAGACCAACGCGCTGCTCGGCGCGGCCGGTTCCGCGGCGGCGATCGCCACGATCTTCGGCAACCCGGTGGTGGCCGCGGTGCTCCTGATGGAGGTGGCCGGGGTCGGCGGGCCCCAGCTGTTCGCCGTGATGCTGCCGGCCCTGCTCGCCAGCGGCGTGGGCGACATCGTGTTCACCGGCTTCGGCCGCTGGACGGGGCTGAAGACCACCCACCTCGACATCGGCCTGCCCCGGCCGCCCACGCTCGACGCGGGCGACGTGGCATGGGGCGTGCTGCTCGCCCTGGCGGTCGGAGTGGCCGTGCACCTGATCCTCACCGGCGGCAAGGCCGCCGCGGTGTTCGTCTCCCGCCGGCCGCTGCCGCACACCGTGCTCTGCGCACTCGCCGCCGGCGTGTGCGCCGCCGTGTACGCCCTGGCCACGGGCCGCACATCGGAGGAGGTCGCCTCCTCCGGGCAGGAGGCGCTGGCGCAGATGGCCGCCGACCCGCACGCCTGGCCGGCCGGCGCCCTGGTCGCGGTGCTGCTGTGCAAGGGCGTCGGCTACGCGCTGTGCCTGGGCAGCCTGCGCGGCGGCCCGATCTTCCCCTCGCTCTTCCTCGGCGGCGCCGCCGGGCTGCTGGCCGCCCCGCTGCCGGGTTTCGGGGTCGTACCGGCGATGGCGGCGGGCATGGCGGCCGCGGGTGCCGCCGCGATGCGCCTGCCGGTGAGCAGCGTGGTGCTCGTGGTGCTCCTGCTCGGCAACACCGCATCGGTGCCGGTGGTGGTGCTGGCGGTGGTCGTCGCCTTCGTGGCGGCCGAACTGCTGCCGCAGGGCCCGGACATCCCGCCCCTGCCGCCGCCCGGCGGCGGGCGGCCGCCCGCGTCCGGCACTGCGCCACGGCCCGCGTCGTCGCGCCCCTGA
- a CDS encoding DUF2252 domain-containing protein: protein MTVDARWSSPGERAARGKAARKRTPRSAHAEYAPAADRADPVDVVEGQSARRVPELVPIRYGRMTESPFRFYRGAAAVMAGDLAHTPRSGLRAQLCGDAHLLNFRLLASPERRLMFDINDFDETLPGPWEWDVKRLAASLVIAGRANGFSAAERAGVVRAAVGAYRRRMRGFAGMGNLQVWYTRFEADRLQQQFAPMMGGEDVARWERARARARARDTLQVFDKLTRVIDGRRLIAPDPPLLMPLRDLLDGDARAALEKEISRLVERYGHSLQPDRRFLLEQYRLADCARKVVGVGSVGTRCWILLLLGKDDEDPLFLQAKEAEESVLAPYAGAGPHRTHGERVVAGQRLMQATSDIFLGWERLHGIDGRQRDFYVRQLRDWKGIVVAESLVPRTMTLFGEVCGATLARAHARSGDRIAIAAYLGGSDVFDRAVAAFAEAYADQNERDHRALVDAVRTGRVQAEAP from the coding sequence ATGACCGTGGACGCCCGGTGGAGTTCGCCCGGGGAGCGGGCCGCGCGCGGCAAGGCGGCCCGCAAGAGGACGCCGCGCTCCGCCCACGCGGAGTACGCGCCCGCGGCGGACCGGGCCGATCCGGTGGACGTCGTGGAGGGGCAGTCGGCCCGGCGTGTGCCGGAGCTCGTGCCGATCCGCTACGGCCGCATGACCGAGTCGCCGTTCCGCTTCTACCGCGGGGCGGCCGCGGTCATGGCCGGGGACCTCGCGCACACGCCCCGCTCGGGCCTGCGGGCCCAGTTGTGCGGGGACGCGCACCTGCTCAACTTCCGGCTGCTGGCCTCGCCGGAGCGGCGGCTGATGTTCGACATCAACGACTTCGACGAGACCCTGCCGGGCCCCTGGGAGTGGGACGTCAAGCGCCTGGCCGCCAGTCTGGTCATCGCGGGCCGTGCGAATGGCTTCTCGGCGGCCGAGCGCGCGGGGGTGGTGCGGGCGGCGGTGGGGGCGTACCGGCGGCGGATGCGCGGCTTCGCCGGGATGGGCAACCTGCAGGTCTGGTACACCCGTTTCGAGGCGGACCGGTTGCAGCAGCAGTTCGCCCCGATGATGGGCGGCGAGGACGTGGCGCGCTGGGAGCGTGCCCGGGCCCGGGCCCGTGCGCGCGACACGCTGCAGGTCTTCGACAAGCTGACCCGGGTGATCGACGGCAGGCGCCTGATCGCCCCCGATCCCCCGCTGCTGATGCCGCTGCGCGACCTGCTCGACGGCGACGCCCGCGCCGCCCTGGAGAAGGAGATCTCCCGGCTGGTCGAGCGGTACGGCCACTCCCTGCAGCCCGACCGCCGCTTCCTGCTGGAGCAGTACCGGCTCGCCGACTGCGCGCGCAAGGTCGTCGGGGTGGGCAGTGTGGGGACCCGCTGCTGGATCCTGCTCCTGCTGGGGAAGGACGACGAGGATCCGCTGTTCCTGCAGGCGAAGGAGGCCGAGGAGTCGGTCCTGGCCCCGTACGCGGGGGCCGGCCCGCACCGTACGCACGGCGAGCGGGTGGTCGCCGGGCAGCGCCTGATGCAGGCGACCAGCGACATCTTCCTCGGCTGGGAACGCCTCCACGGCATCGACGGGCGGCAGCGGGACTTCTACGTACGGCAGTTGCGCGACTGGAAGGGCATCGTGGTGGCCGAGAGCCTGGTGCCCAGGACGATGACGCTGTTCGGGGAGGTGTGCGGCGCCACGCTGGCCCGGGCGCACGCGCGGTCCGGGGACCGGATCGCGATCGCCGCGTACCTGGGAGGTTCCGACGTCTTCGACCGGGCCGTCGCCGCTTTCGCCGAGGCGTACGCGGACCAGAACGAACGGGACCACCGGGCACTCGTGGACGCCGTCCGCACCGGACGCGTCCAGGCGGAGGCCCCCTGA
- a CDS encoding DUF6325 family protein, with product MSDAIDEMGPIDYVVIEFPGNRMTGEAFPLLLDLVDRGLVRILDLTFVRKDADGSVAGLEIADLTAGGLGELEVFQGASSGLLGADDLADAAAVLEPGSSAAVLVYENLWAAPLAVAIRRGGGRLVAGGRIPVQDVLASLDAAESGS from the coding sequence GTGAGCGACGCGATCGACGAGATGGGCCCCATCGACTACGTGGTGATCGAATTCCCCGGCAACCGCATGACCGGGGAGGCCTTCCCGCTCCTGCTCGACCTCGTGGACCGCGGGCTCGTCCGCATCCTCGACCTGACCTTCGTCCGCAAGGACGCGGACGGGAGCGTCGCCGGCCTGGAGATCGCCGACCTCACCGCCGGGGGACTCGGCGAGCTCGAGGTCTTCCAGGGCGCCTCCTCCGGCCTGCTCGGCGCGGACGACCTCGCGGACGCCGCCGCCGTCCTCGAACCGGGCAGCTCCGCCGCCGTCCTGGTCTACGAGAACCTGTGGGCCGCGCCCCTCGCCGTCGCGATCCGCCGGGGCGGGGGCAGGCTCGTGGCCGGCGGCCGGATCCCCGTCCAGGACGTGCTCGCCTCCCTGGACGCCGCGGAGTCCGGCTCCTGA
- the fahA gene encoding fumarylacetoacetase: protein MAAPTWVAVPDDSPFGVHNLPYGVFTTADRPQERRIGVAIGDHVLDAGAAARAAGAGTAGPEAGLLTAPTLNPLLAAGRSAWTAVRSLVTAWLTDEAHRAAVEPHLLPRGSVTLHLAFDVADYVDFYASEHHATNVGRIFRPDGEPLPPNWKHLPIGYHGRSGTIVVSGTPVVRPNGQRRGAALSAPSFGPCERLDFEAELGFVVGGPTAQGEPVPLAAAEEHVFGVCLLNDWSARDIQAWETVPLGPFLGKSFATSVSPWVVPLDALSAARVDPPPHDVGILPYLDDRDAGTQPRGLDIAVEVRLRGEVVSRPPFSTMYWTYAQMLTHMTVNGASLRAGDLFASGTISGPRREQRGALIELTWNGEEPLVLTDGTKRTFLEDGDELAISATAPGPDGTRIGFGEVAGRVVAGPALFVN from the coding sequence ATGGCCGCCCCCACCTGGGTCGCCGTGCCGGACGACTCCCCCTTCGGCGTCCACAATCTGCCGTACGGGGTGTTCACCACCGCGGACCGTCCGCAGGAACGCCGGATCGGCGTCGCGATCGGAGACCACGTACTCGACGCGGGCGCCGCCGCGCGCGCCGCCGGAGCGGGAACGGCCGGGCCGGAGGCCGGGCTGCTGACGGCGCCGACGCTCAACCCGCTGCTGGCGGCCGGGCGTTCGGCCTGGACGGCGGTGCGGTCGCTGGTCACCGCCTGGCTGACCGACGAGGCCCACCGGGCGGCCGTCGAGCCGCACCTGCTGCCGCGCGGCTCCGTCACGCTCCACCTCGCGTTCGACGTCGCGGACTACGTCGACTTCTACGCCTCGGAGCACCACGCCACGAACGTCGGCCGGATCTTCCGCCCGGACGGGGAGCCGCTGCCCCCCAACTGGAAGCATCTGCCGATCGGTTACCACGGCCGCAGCGGCACGATCGTCGTGTCGGGGACGCCGGTGGTCCGGCCGAACGGGCAGCGCAGGGGCGCCGCCCTGTCCGCTCCGTCCTTCGGGCCGTGCGAACGGCTGGACTTCGAGGCCGAGCTCGGCTTCGTCGTCGGCGGCCCAACCGCGCAGGGCGAGCCGGTGCCGCTGGCTGCGGCCGAGGAGCACGTCTTCGGGGTCTGCCTGCTCAACGACTGGTCCGCCCGCGACATCCAGGCCTGGGAGACCGTGCCGCTCGGCCCGTTCCTCGGGAAGTCGTTCGCGACCTCCGTCTCCCCGTGGGTCGTCCCCCTCGACGCGCTGTCGGCGGCGCGCGTCGACCCCCCGCCGCACGACGTGGGGATCCTGCCCTACCTGGACGACCGGGACGCCGGGACACAGCCGCGCGGGCTCGACATCGCCGTGGAGGTCCGGCTGCGGGGCGAGGTCGTCTCCCGTCCGCCGTTCTCCACCATGTACTGGACGTACGCCCAGATGCTCACCCACATGACCGTGAACGGCGCCTCGTTGCGGGCGGGCGACCTCTTCGCCTCGGGGACCATCAGCGGCCCGCGGCGCGAGCAGCGGGGCGCGCTGATCGAACTGACGTGGAACGGCGAGGAGCCGCTGGTGCTGACGGACGGCACGAAGCGGACGTTCCTGGAGGACGGCGACGAACTCGCCATCTCGGCGACCGCCCCGGGGCCGGACGGCACCCGGATCGGCTTCGGCGAGGTCGCCGGCCGGGTGGTGGCGGGACCGGCCCTTTTCGTGAACTGA
- a CDS encoding aminotransferase class V-fold PLP-dependent enzyme: protein MPTEPVPSPALPQGRPAGEVLAQLRELRADDAPTRGGRTFAYVYDSGLSGVDELAASAYAAFATVNGLDMTVFPSVARLENDLIAATVALLGTPGAQGTFTSGGTESILLAVKTAREHARAVRAVTAPQLVLPSTAHAAFHKAAAYLGLETVVVPVDRDTLRADAAAVAAAITDRTALVVASAPSYAHGVVDPVAEIAAAAAGRGVLCHVDACIGGWLLPYLRRAGRDVPAFDLSVPGVTSLSVDLHKYGYADKGASVVLYRDAELRRHQYFAHAGWPGYPVVNPTVQGTKSAGLLAQAWAVQRHIGEDGYRALAERTAAAADRLLPGLRAVEGVRVLGDPQAGLVAFTLLGADGTPDLSLLLHLADEMRERGWYLQPQLSFDGLPPNLHLTLTPAAAGLVHALLTDLDAALKAARALDPVTVDPAVARFAAELDPATLGPEEVEAVLAFAGMGGGTGLPRRMAPVLALLDALPVPLKERLLTEFVGAVFRV, encoded by the coding sequence ATGCCCACTGAGCCCGTTCCCTCCCCCGCCCTCCCCCAGGGCCGCCCCGCCGGCGAGGTGCTGGCGCAGCTGCGTGAGCTGCGCGCGGACGACGCCCCCACCCGCGGCGGCCGCACCTTCGCGTACGTCTACGACTCCGGGCTGTCCGGCGTGGACGAGCTGGCCGCCTCGGCGTACGCGGCGTTCGCCACCGTCAACGGGCTGGACATGACGGTCTTCCCCAGCGTCGCCCGGCTGGAGAACGACCTGATCGCCGCCACCGTGGCGCTGCTGGGCACGCCCGGTGCCCAGGGCACCTTCACCAGCGGCGGCACCGAGTCGATCCTGCTGGCCGTGAAGACCGCCCGGGAGCACGCCCGCGCGGTGCGCGCGGTGACCGCGCCGCAGCTGGTCCTGCCCTCCACCGCGCACGCCGCCTTCCACAAGGCCGCCGCCTACCTGGGCCTGGAGACCGTGGTGGTGCCGGTGGACCGGGACACGCTGCGGGCCGACGCGGCGGCCGTGGCGGCCGCGATCACCGACCGCACGGCGCTGGTGGTGGCCTCGGCCCCCTCGTACGCCCACGGGGTGGTCGACCCGGTCGCGGAGATCGCCGCCGCGGCGGCCGGCCGCGGCGTGCTCTGCCACGTCGACGCGTGCATCGGCGGCTGGCTGCTGCCCTACCTGCGACGCGCCGGACGGGACGTGCCGGCCTTCGACCTGTCGGTGCCCGGGGTGACCTCGCTCTCGGTGGACCTGCACAAGTACGGCTACGCCGACAAGGGCGCCTCCGTGGTGCTCTACCGGGACGCCGAACTGCGCCGCCACCAGTACTTCGCCCACGCCGGCTGGCCGGGCTACCCCGTGGTCAACCCCACCGTGCAGGGCACCAAGTCTGCCGGGCTGCTGGCCCAGGCGTGGGCCGTGCAACGGCACATCGGCGAGGACGGCTACCGCGCGCTGGCCGAGCGCACCGCCGCGGCCGCCGACCGGCTACTGCCGGGGCTGCGCGCCGTCGAGGGCGTGCGGGTGCTGGGCGATCCCCAGGCAGGGCTCGTCGCGTTCACACTGCTCGGCGCCGACGGCACGCCGGACCTGAGCCTGCTCCTCCACCTCGCCGACGAGATGCGCGAACGCGGCTGGTACCTGCAGCCGCAGCTGTCCTTCGACGGGCTGCCGCCCAATCTGCACCTGACCCTGACCCCCGCGGCGGCCGGTCTGGTGCACGCGCTCCTCACCGACCTGGACGCGGCTTTGAAGGCGGCCCGCGCCCTGGACCCGGTGACGGTGGACCCGGCGGTCGCGCGGTTCGCTGCGGAACTCGACCCGGCCACCCTGGGACCGGAGGAGGTGGAGGCGGTACTGGCCTTCGCCGGCATGGGCGGCGGCACCGGGCTGCCACGCCGGATGGCCCCGGTACTGGCGCTGCTCGACGCACTGCCCGTACCGCTCAAGGAACGGCTGCTGACGGAGTTCGTCGGGGCGGTCTTCCGCGTCTGA